Proteins co-encoded in one Streptomyces roseochromogenus subsp. oscitans DS 12.976 genomic window:
- a CDS encoding fumarate reductase/succinate dehydrogenase flavoprotein subunit, producing MTEYVNYATGEPVTDAKAPSGPVNERWDKRRFEARLVNPANRRKHTVIVVGTGLAGGSAGATLAEQGYHVVQFCYQDSPRRAHSIAAQGGINAAKNYRNDGDSIHRLFYDTVKGGDFRARESNVHRLAQISVEIIDQCVAQGVPFAREYGGLLDTRSFGGVQVSRTFYARGQTGQQLLLGAYQALSRQIAAGNVEMHPRTEMLDLIVVDGRARGIVARDLITGRVDTYFADAVVLASGGYGNVFYLSTNAMNSNATAVWRAHRRGAHFANPCFTQIHPTCIPRTGDHQSKLTLMSESLRNDGRIWVPKAKGDTRPAHQIPEDERDYYLERIYPSFGNLVPRDIASRAAKNVCDEGRGVGPGGQGVYLDFADAIERMGRRAVEAKYGNLFDMYQRITDEDPYEVPMRIYPAVHYTMGGLWVDYDLQTTVPGLFAIGEANFSDHGANRLGASALMQGLADGYFVLPATINDYLARNPHQEPVTARHHAVQEVLAETEDRLNLLLSVDGDRTPDSFHRELGELMWEFCGMARSDSGLRKALERIPQIREEFWRRIKVPGTGEEFNQSLEKANRIVDYLELAELMCLDALHRSESCGGHFREESQTPDGEAARKDEEFSYAAAWEFNGTGQAPTLHKEDLVFEYVHPTQRSYA from the coding sequence ATGACCGAATACGTGAACTACGCGACGGGCGAGCCGGTCACCGACGCCAAGGCCCCGTCCGGCCCGGTCAACGAGCGCTGGGACAAGCGCCGCTTCGAGGCCAGGCTGGTCAACCCCGCCAACCGGCGCAAGCACACCGTCATCGTCGTCGGTACCGGCCTCGCGGGCGGGTCCGCGGGTGCGACCCTCGCCGAACAGGGCTACCACGTCGTCCAGTTCTGCTACCAGGACTCCCCGCGCCGCGCCCACTCCATCGCCGCGCAGGGCGGCATCAACGCGGCGAAGAACTACCGCAACGACGGCGACTCGATCCACCGGCTGTTCTACGACACCGTCAAGGGCGGCGACTTCCGCGCCCGGGAGTCCAACGTCCACCGGCTCGCGCAGATCTCGGTGGAGATCATCGACCAGTGCGTGGCCCAGGGCGTGCCCTTCGCCCGCGAGTACGGCGGCCTGCTCGACACCCGCTCCTTCGGCGGCGTACAGGTCTCGCGTACGTTCTACGCCCGTGGCCAGACGGGGCAGCAGCTGCTCCTCGGCGCCTACCAGGCTCTCAGCAGGCAGATCGCCGCGGGCAACGTGGAGATGCACCCGCGCACCGAGATGCTCGACCTGATCGTCGTGGACGGGCGGGCCCGGGGGATCGTGGCCCGCGACCTGATCACGGGTCGTGTCGACACATACTTCGCGGACGCCGTCGTCCTCGCCAGCGGCGGTTACGGAAACGTCTTCTACCTGTCGACCAACGCCATGAACTCCAATGCGACCGCCGTCTGGCGGGCGCACCGGCGCGGCGCCCATTTCGCCAACCCCTGCTTCACGCAGATCCATCCGACCTGCATCCCGCGCACCGGCGACCACCAGTCCAAGCTGACGCTGATGAGCGAGTCGCTGCGCAACGACGGCCGTATCTGGGTGCCGAAGGCCAAGGGCGACACCCGGCCCGCGCACCAGATACCCGAGGACGAGCGCGACTACTACCTGGAGCGCATCTACCCGTCCTTCGGCAACCTGGTCCCGCGCGACATCGCCTCCCGCGCCGCGAAGAACGTCTGCGACGAGGGGAGGGGTGTCGGTCCCGGCGGGCAGGGCGTCTACCTCGACTTCGCGGACGCCATCGAGCGGATGGGGCGGAGGGCCGTCGAGGCCAAGTACGGCAACCTCTTCGACATGTACCAGCGGATCACCGACGAGGATCCGTACGAGGTGCCGATGCGGATCTACCCGGCCGTGCACTACACGATGGGCGGCCTGTGGGTCGACTACGACCTGCAGACCACCGTTCCGGGACTGTTCGCGATCGGCGAGGCCAACTTCTCCGACCACGGCGCCAACCGGCTCGGCGCCTCCGCGCTGATGCAGGGCCTGGCCGACGGCTACTTCGTGCTGCCGGCCACCATCAACGACTACCTGGCCCGCAACCCGCACCAGGAGCCGGTGACGGCCCGGCACCACGCCGTCCAGGAGGTGCTGGCCGAGACGGAGGACCGGCTGAACCTGCTGCTGTCCGTGGACGGTGACCGTACGCCCGACTCCTTCCACCGTGAACTCGGCGAGCTGATGTGGGAGTTCTGCGGCATGGCTCGCAGCGACTCCGGGCTGCGCAAGGCCCTGGAGCGCATCCCGCAGATCCGCGAGGAGTTCTGGCGGCGCATCAAGGTTCCGGGAACCGGCGAGGAGTTCAACCAGTCGCTGGAGAAGGCCAACCGGATCGTCGACTACCTGGAGCTGGCCGAGCTGATGTGCCTGGACGCGCTGCACCGGTCCGAATCCTGCGGCGGCCACTTCCGCGAGGAGTCCCAGACCCCGGACGGCGAGGCCGCCCGCAAGGACGAGGAGTTCTCCTACGCGGCCGCCTGGGAGTTCAACGGCACCGGCCAGGCGCCCACCCTGCACAAGGAAGACCTGGTCTTCGAGTACGTCCACCCCACTCAGCGGAGCTACGCATGA
- a CDS encoding succinate dehydrogenase, translating to MARTMWDSSVGKKTVMAVSGVIMLLYLVAHMIGNLKIYFGAGEFNHYAHWLRTVGEPFMHYEWTLWLIRIVLVVAVVAHATSAYQLSRRDIKARPSKYVHSRPRASYATRTMRWGGIILGLFIVWHVLDLTTGTVHPGHFQNGHPYQNVVGDFSHWYSNIIYIVAMLALGLHIRHGFWSAAQTLGVGSRARDRALKAVANVLALLLTAGFIAVPVGVMTGVVS from the coding sequence ATGGCGCGCACGATGTGGGACTCCTCCGTCGGCAAGAAGACGGTGATGGCCGTCAGCGGCGTGATCATGCTGCTCTACCTGGTCGCGCACATGATCGGCAATCTGAAGATCTACTTCGGAGCGGGCGAGTTCAACCACTACGCCCACTGGCTGCGCACCGTCGGCGAACCCTTCATGCACTACGAGTGGACGCTCTGGCTCATCCGGATCGTCCTCGTCGTCGCCGTGGTCGCCCACGCCACGTCCGCCTACCAGCTCAGCCGCCGGGACATCAAGGCGCGGCCCAGCAAGTACGTGCACTCAAGGCCCCGGGCGAGCTACGCCACCCGCACCATGCGCTGGGGCGGGATCATCCTCGGCCTGTTCATCGTCTGGCACGTCCTGGACCTGACCACGGGCACTGTGCACCCCGGACACTTCCAGAACGGGCACCCGTACCAGAACGTCGTCGGCGACTTCTCCCACTGGTACAGCAACATCATCTACATCGTCGCGATGCTCGCGCTCGGCCTGCACATCCGGCACGGCTTCTGGAGCGCCGCGCAGACCCTCGGCGTCGGCAGCCGCGCCCGCGACCGCGCCCTGAAGGCCGTCGCCAACGTCCTCGCGCTGCTGCTCACGGCCGGCTTCATCGCCGTACCCGTGGGCGTCATGACCGGAGTGGTGAGCTGA
- a CDS encoding LysR family transcriptional regulator: MQFQQLQYFVAVAETRHFTRAAELVHVAQPSLSQQIKALERELGADLFLRARGNITLTDAGEALLPLARRILADADTARYEVQELVQLRRGRVRLGATPSLCTGLLPDVLRAFHDRYPGIQLLIEEGGSHDLVRGLARGALDLALIVLPLPTPAPALSTVELLREELVVVSSPEVPAPGRGGRVVRVADLEGERLVMFRHGYDLRELTVSACRSAGFEPEFAVEGGEMDAVLGFVRAGLGVAVVPRMVATRVGLGLRVTPLARPGLHRTIALAHRSDVAPPRAARELQRMLLER, translated from the coding sequence ATGCAGTTCCAGCAGCTTCAGTATTTCGTCGCCGTCGCCGAGACCCGGCACTTCACCCGCGCCGCCGAGCTGGTGCATGTCGCCCAGCCGTCGCTGTCCCAGCAGATCAAGGCGCTGGAGCGGGAGCTGGGCGCGGATCTGTTTCTGCGTGCCCGGGGCAACATCACGCTCACCGACGCGGGCGAGGCGCTGCTGCCGCTGGCCCGGCGGATCCTGGCCGACGCGGACACCGCCCGGTACGAGGTGCAGGAGCTGGTGCAGCTGCGGCGGGGCCGGGTGCGGCTGGGGGCGACGCCGAGTCTGTGCACGGGTCTGCTGCCGGATGTGCTGCGCGCCTTCCACGACCGCTATCCCGGCATCCAGCTGCTGATCGAGGAGGGCGGCTCGCACGACCTGGTGCGCGGGCTGGCACGCGGCGCACTTGATCTCGCGTTGATCGTCCTTCCGCTGCCGACGCCTGCGCCGGCGCTGTCGACGGTGGAGCTGTTGCGGGAGGAGCTGGTGGTGGTGTCCTCACCCGAGGTTCCGGCCCCTGGCCGAGGTGGCCGGGTGGTGCGCGTCGCCGATCTGGAGGGCGAGCGGCTGGTGATGTTCCGGCACGGCTACGACCTCAGGGAACTGACCGTCTCCGCGTGTCGCTCCGCCGGGTTCGAGCCGGAGTTCGCGGTGGAGGGGGGCGAGATGGACGCGGTGCTGGGGTTCGTGCGGGCCGGACTTGGGGTTGCCGTGGTGCCGCGCATGGTCGCCACCCGGGTGGGGCTGGGGCTGCGGGTTACCCCGTTGGCTCGGCCCGGGTTGCATCGGACCATCGCACTGGCTCATCGCAGTGACGTCGCTCCACCTCGGGCCGCGCGTGAGCTTCAGCGGATGCTGCTTGAGCGGTGA
- a CDS encoding putative bifunctional diguanylate cyclase/phosphodiesterase, producing MRAGPDGPEGRLRRFTTIWSRAVYPVTSTSLTRAEFEAELLPLARRLSELLRARDFDADGAKAVGAALVGAHCTDPEALARTLDCVDAYLVLYCAEDGPQDQPRMRSSRLQHAMAAGYAGALRERTLTEQESIAQAALQAQGLVAQALHASEARFRAVFEGAAIGIGIADLEGNVLQVNEALLRMFGQSDHALRGRRVQDWVHPEDAPQTWKLYDELVRGEREHYHLEKAFNRSDGTVLWTNLTVSLLRDADGAPQYQLALMEDTTERRLLNLRLRYEATHDALTGLPNRTLFFERLEKVLAAGEGQRFGLCYLDLDGFKTVNDSLGHAAGDRLLVEVADRLQSCATAPGEMVARLGGDEFVALTTGPGTARAVDELADRIMSALITPISIDGRDLMVRGSLGIVEGPAGERTAAEVLRSADITMYRAKSAGGNRSELADPEADARAITRHGLTTALPTALERGEFFIEYQPLVHLGDGSVRGAEALVRWLHPQHGVLGPDRFIPLAEHTGLIVPLGRWVLEESIRQARAWRERHGEETAPGPLRINVNLSPCQLSHPGLVQDTVDILERAGVAPDALCLEVTESALIGADDDLLKPLHRLAEMGVDIALDDFGTGYSNLANLRRLPVSILKLDRSFTMGMQQFPADPVDLKIVEGIVTLAHSLDLAVTVEGVETGAQAEQLRILGCDTAQGWYYARPGPPERLHDLALVDATG from the coding sequence GTGAGGGCCGGGCCGGACGGGCCGGAGGGCAGACTGCGCCGGTTCACGACGATCTGGAGCCGGGCCGTCTACCCCGTGACCTCCACGTCGCTGACCCGCGCCGAGTTCGAGGCGGAACTCCTCCCGCTCGCACGCCGGTTGAGCGAGCTTCTGCGGGCCCGCGACTTCGACGCGGACGGCGCGAAGGCCGTCGGCGCCGCGCTGGTCGGCGCGCACTGCACCGACCCCGAGGCCCTTGCCCGGACCCTGGACTGCGTCGACGCCTATCTGGTGCTGTACTGCGCCGAGGACGGCCCCCAGGACCAACCGCGCATGCGCTCCTCGCGGTTGCAGCACGCGATGGCCGCCGGGTACGCCGGGGCGCTGCGCGAGCGCACCCTCACCGAGCAGGAGTCCATCGCCCAGGCCGCGTTGCAGGCCCAGGGCCTGGTCGCCCAGGCCCTGCACGCCAGCGAGGCCCGCTTCCGCGCGGTGTTCGAAGGCGCCGCCATAGGGATCGGCATCGCCGACCTGGAGGGGAACGTCCTCCAGGTCAACGAGGCGCTGCTGCGCATGTTCGGGCAGTCCGACCACGCCCTGCGCGGCCGCCGCGTCCAGGACTGGGTGCATCCCGAGGACGCGCCCCAGACCTGGAAGCTCTACGACGAACTCGTCCGCGGCGAGCGCGAGCACTATCACCTCGAAAAGGCCTTCAACCGCTCCGACGGCACGGTGCTGTGGACCAATCTGACGGTCTCCCTGCTGCGTGACGCCGATGGCGCACCCCAGTACCAGCTCGCCCTCATGGAGGACACCACCGAGCGCCGGCTGCTCAACCTCCGGCTGCGCTACGAGGCGACGCACGACGCCCTCACCGGCCTGCCCAACCGCACGCTGTTCTTCGAGCGCCTGGAGAAGGTGCTGGCCGCGGGTGAGGGGCAGCGCTTCGGCCTCTGCTATCTCGACCTGGACGGCTTCAAGACCGTCAACGACAGTCTCGGGCACGCGGCCGGCGACCGGCTGCTGGTGGAGGTCGCCGACCGGCTGCAGTCCTGCGCGACCGCGCCCGGCGAGATGGTCGCCCGGCTCGGCGGCGACGAGTTCGTGGCCCTGACCACAGGGCCGGGCACCGCGCGCGCGGTGGACGAACTCGCCGACCGCATCATGAGCGCCCTGATCACCCCGATCAGCATCGACGGCCGGGACCTGATGGTGCGCGGCAGCCTCGGCATCGTCGAGGGCCCGGCCGGCGAACGCACCGCGGCCGAGGTGCTGCGCAGCGCCGACATCACCATGTACCGGGCGAAGTCGGCGGGCGGCAACCGCTCCGAACTCGCCGACCCCGAGGCCGACGCCCGCGCCATCACCCGCCACGGCCTCACCACCGCCCTCCCCACCGCCCTGGAACGGGGCGAGTTCTTCATCGAGTACCAGCCGCTCGTCCACCTCGGCGACGGCAGTGTGCGCGGCGCCGAGGCCCTGGTCCGCTGGCTGCACCCGCAGCACGGGGTGCTCGGCCCCGACCGCTTCATCCCGCTCGCCGAGCACACCGGACTGATCGTGCCGCTCGGCCGCTGGGTCCTGGAGGAGTCCATCCGGCAGGCCCGCGCCTGGCGAGAACGCCACGGCGAGGAGACGGCCCCCGGCCCCCTGCGCATCAACGTCAACCTGTCGCCGTGCCAGCTCAGCCATCCCGGCCTGGTGCAGGACACCGTCGACATCCTGGAGCGCGCGGGCGTCGCCCCGGACGCCCTGTGCCTGGAGGTCACCGAGTCCGCGCTCATCGGCGCCGACGACGATCTGCTCAAACCCCTGCACCGGCTGGCCGAGATGGGCGTCGACATCGCCCTGGACGACTTCGGCACCGGGTACTCCAACCTCGCCAACCTGCGCCGCCTGCCGGTGAGCATCCTCAAGCTGGACCGCTCCTTCACCATGGGCATGCAGCAGTTCCCCGCCGACCCCGTCGACCTGAAGATCGTCGAGGGAATTGTCACCCTCGCCCACAGTCTCGACCTCGCGGTCACTGTCGAGGGCGTCGAAACCGGTGCCCAGGCCGAGCAGTTGCGCATACTGGGCTGCGACACGGCCCAGGGCTGGTACTACGCCAGGCCGGGCCCACCGGAGCGGCTGCACGACTTGGCCCTGGTGGACGCAACGGGCTGA
- a CDS encoding SAM-dependent methyltransferase, translated as MERPAWAPRSIDISVPSVSRIYDYYLGGSHNFEVDRDAARRAMEFMPGLPKIMQANRAFMRRAVRFAAQQGITQYLDIGSGIPTFGNVHEVAQAAVPGARVVYVDHDPVAVAHSQAVLAGNDDADVVAADLRKPREILSSPQVERLIDLNRPVALLLVAILHFVEDADDPYGAVAELREALAPGSLLILTHASYEGIPVPAERAEGAVDVYKDIRNPLIMRSRDEIARFFEGYDMVEPGLVPMPHWRPESAPEDEDPFAFSGFGGVGRTA; from the coding sequence ATGGAGCGCCCCGCCTGGGCCCCACGGAGCATCGACATCTCGGTGCCGAGCGTCTCGCGGATCTACGACTACTACCTGGGCGGTTCGCACAACTTCGAGGTGGACCGGGACGCGGCCCGCAGGGCGATGGAGTTCATGCCGGGGCTGCCGAAGATCATGCAGGCCAACCGCGCGTTCATGCGCCGCGCCGTGCGCTTCGCGGCTCAGCAGGGCATCACGCAGTACCTGGACATCGGCTCCGGCATCCCGACGTTCGGCAATGTCCACGAGGTGGCCCAGGCGGCCGTACCGGGCGCCCGCGTGGTCTACGTCGACCACGACCCGGTCGCCGTCGCGCACAGCCAGGCGGTGCTGGCGGGTAACGACGATGCGGATGTGGTCGCTGCGGATCTGCGCAAGCCGCGGGAGATCCTCTCCAGCCCTCAGGTCGAGAGGCTGATCGACCTGAACCGCCCAGTCGCCCTCCTCCTCGTTGCCATACTGCACTTCGTGGAAGACGCGGACGACCCCTACGGTGCGGTGGCCGAGCTGCGCGAGGCGCTCGCGCCCGGCAGCCTGCTGATCCTCACCCATGCCTCGTACGAGGGAATCCCGGTGCCTGCCGAGCGGGCCGAGGGCGCGGTGGACGTATACAAGGACATTCGCAATCCGCTCATCATGCGCTCGCGCGACGAGATCGCGCGGTTCTTCGAGGGGTACGACATGGTGGAACCGGGACTGGTGCCGATGCCGCACTGGCGGCCGGAGTCGGCGCCGGAGGACGAGGATCCGTTCGCCTTCTCCGGGTTCGGCGGCGTGGGGCGTACGGCGTGA
- a CDS encoding SCO0930 family lipoprotein, whose amino-acid sequence MKTSWRTASLVATAASVLALTTACGQDNSTTPASAAQNVGATAPAGSPTTGAGVGTGTAAGNGYGADGNQSSGSPAQAAPAGKLTVAANPDLGNVLTDGSGLTLYRFDKDTANPPKSNCDGDCAKTWPPVPAGDASAGAGVDKALLGEVTRADGTKQLTIAGWPAYRYVKDVNGGDVNGQGVGGKWFALAPDGKKASLASLPGLSVRKDPKLGDIIVDKNGRTVYRFLKDKAWPKVISNCTGACLEKWPAVGIVKPGDTQGVKKKGLMGFTRPDGVQQMTVNCWPIYTFSGDKAPGDTNGQGVGGTWYAVAPDGKPVGAPGK is encoded by the coding sequence ATGAAGACCTCCTGGCGGACCGCCTCACTGGTGGCCACAGCCGCTTCGGTGCTGGCGCTGACGACGGCGTGCGGTCAGGACAACAGCACCACTCCGGCCTCGGCGGCCCAGAACGTCGGAGCCACCGCCCCCGCGGGCAGCCCGACCACCGGCGCCGGAGTCGGCACCGGCACCGCGGCGGGCAACGGGTACGGTGCCGACGGCAACCAGAGCTCCGGCTCGCCGGCCCAGGCCGCCCCCGCGGGCAAGCTGACCGTGGCTGCCAACCCCGATCTCGGCAACGTGCTGACCGACGGCTCCGGACTCACCCTCTACCGGTTCGACAAGGACACCGCCAATCCGCCCAAGTCGAACTGTGACGGCGACTGCGCCAAGACGTGGCCGCCGGTGCCCGCCGGCGACGCCTCCGCCGGCGCCGGCGTGGACAAGGCGCTGCTCGGCGAGGTCACCCGCGCCGACGGCACCAAGCAGCTCACCATCGCAGGCTGGCCCGCCTACCGCTACGTCAAGGACGTCAACGGCGGTGACGTCAACGGCCAGGGCGTGGGCGGCAAGTGGTTCGCGCTCGCCCCCGACGGCAAGAAGGCCTCGCTGGCCTCCCTGCCCGGCCTGTCCGTCCGCAAGGACCCCAAGCTCGGCGACATCATCGTCGACAAGAACGGCAGGACCGTCTACCGCTTCCTGAAGGACAAGGCCTGGCCCAAGGTCATCTCGAACTGCACCGGAGCCTGCCTGGAGAAGTGGCCGGCCGTCGGCATCGTCAAGCCCGGGGACACCCAGGGTGTCAAGAAGAAGGGCCTGATGGGCTTCACCCGCCCCGACGGTGTCCAGCAGATGACCGTGAACTGCTGGCCGATCTACACCTTCTCCGGGGACAAGGCCCCCGGTGACACCAACGGACAGGGCGTGGGCGGCACCTGGTACGCCGTCGCGCCCGACGGCAAGCCGGTCGGCGCTCCGGGCAAGTAG
- a CDS encoding DUF4239 domain-containing protein: MPDWLVLVLAMLAACAVVVVVTLVRNKRAPVDEDPSETPDVIEYMTMWIGVVYAIVLGLAIAGVWEARSSAQDHVQSEAQALHEISERVRVYPPDVRDRIRGDVNTYVGYVVDHEWKTMSHNERVTDRGARLLQKVRQDVTDYQPKNDFEAQAYQPLLDQMTAADQARNARADSTGTTMPPVVWWGLLTGAAVTIGMVFALQIRRTKRELVLAGLFSATIAFMLFLIWDFDAPFSRGIAVTAEPFTNLFPGITG, from the coding sequence TTGCCGGATTGGCTTGTTCTCGTCCTCGCGATGCTGGCGGCCTGTGCCGTGGTGGTGGTCGTCACCCTCGTACGGAACAAACGGGCCCCCGTGGACGAGGATCCCAGCGAGACCCCGGACGTCATCGAGTACATGACGATGTGGATCGGCGTCGTGTACGCCATCGTCCTGGGTCTGGCCATCGCCGGTGTGTGGGAGGCCCGCAGCTCCGCCCAGGACCATGTGCAGAGCGAGGCCCAGGCCCTGCACGAGATCTCGGAGCGGGTCCGGGTCTATCCGCCGGACGTCCGTGACCGGATCCGGGGCGATGTCAACACCTATGTCGGTTACGTGGTCGACCACGAGTGGAAGACGATGTCCCACAACGAGCGCGTCACCGACCGCGGGGCGCGACTGCTGCAGAAGGTCCGCCAGGACGTCACCGACTACCAGCCGAAGAACGACTTCGAGGCGCAGGCCTACCAGCCGCTGCTGGACCAGATGACCGCCGCGGACCAGGCGCGCAACGCCCGCGCCGACTCCACCGGGACCACCATGCCGCCGGTGGTGTGGTGGGGCCTGCTCACCGGGGCGGCGGTCACCATCGGCATGGTGTTCGCGCTGCAGATCCGGCGCACGAAACGGGAACTGGTCCTGGCCGGGCTGTTCTCCGCGACCATCGCGTTCATGCTGTTCCTCATCTGGGACTTCGACGCCCCCTTCAGCCGGGGCATCGCGGTGACCGCGGAACCGTTCACGAACCTGTTCCCGGGCATCACCGGATAG
- a CDS encoding class F sortase — protein MFASDLSQLSELAELAEQEERRRKRAPWGVIALFLLTGLALMRNGSGEFDVGPPQPASAAAPDTRTGMGTFSPSLAPLAFSVVDRVRIPAIQVNAPVMPVGLNADGWVTAPPADNANLAGWFTGAVSPGETGTAVIVGHVDNQRGPAVFYGLGALKKGNRIEVLRKDGKTAVFETYGVEVFSKSGFPADRVYGSKGTPELRVITCGGGFSKKNGYDGNVVVFARLVAVN, from the coding sequence ATGTTCGCGTCCGACCTGTCCCAGCTCTCCGAGCTTGCCGAGCTGGCCGAACAAGAGGAGCGGCGCAGGAAGCGCGCCCCATGGGGTGTGATAGCGCTTTTTCTGCTGACCGGCCTGGCGCTCATGCGCAATGGTTCGGGGGAGTTCGACGTCGGTCCGCCGCAGCCCGCTTCGGCGGCGGCCCCGGACACCCGTACCGGCATGGGCACCTTCAGCCCGTCCCTGGCGCCGCTCGCCTTCTCCGTCGTCGACCGGGTCCGGATCCCCGCGATCCAGGTGAACGCGCCGGTCATGCCCGTCGGCCTGAACGCGGACGGCTGGGTCACCGCGCCACCGGCGGACAACGCCAACCTGGCCGGCTGGTTCACCGGTGCGGTCTCCCCCGGCGAGACGGGCACGGCCGTCATCGTGGGGCACGTCGACAACCAGCGGGGCCCCGCCGTGTTCTACGGACTCGGGGCGCTGAAAAAGGGAAACCGGATCGAGGTCCTGCGCAAGGACGGGAAGACCGCGGTGTTCGAGACGTATGGCGTCGAGGTCTTCTCGAAGAGCGGTTTCCCGGCTGACCGCGTGTACGGCTCGAAGGGAACGCCTGAACTGCGGGTCATCACCTGCGGCGGCGGATTCTCCAAGAAGAACGGTTACGACGGGAACGTCGTCGTCTTCGCCCGCCTGGTCGCGGTGAACTGA
- a CDS encoding polysaccharide deacetylase family protein, which produces MQKDHFFTRRRMLLAGAAALGAAGTAGGVLAGRSQETTGTAAPAPVPGPQARQALKGSTFRLQPLTGDGPPRAAPRKLKVRREPILRISGRGRQMMLTFDDGPNPDYTPHILDTLAKYDVRAMFFVCGECVADYKELVARMADEGHVVGNHTWTHPLLTTLHRKEIRSEMERTSDIIEDACGERPQWFRAPYGAWNRAAFQLGAKMGMEPMAWTLDTTDWMEPGADTIIDRVESGAAPGVVVLSHDAGGDRSETVHAIREWLPYLLDSGYHLTVPRRRV; this is translated from the coding sequence ATGCAGAAGGATCATTTCTTCACCCGGCGCCGGATGCTCCTCGCCGGCGCCGCCGCTCTGGGCGCCGCGGGTACCGCCGGAGGCGTCCTGGCGGGTCGCTCCCAGGAGACCACCGGGACCGCAGCCCCGGCTCCCGTCCCCGGCCCCCAGGCCCGCCAGGCGCTCAAGGGTTCCACCTTCCGGCTGCAGCCGCTCACCGGTGACGGACCGCCCCGTGCCGCGCCGCGCAAGCTGAAGGTCCGCAGGGAGCCCATCCTGCGGATCTCGGGGCGCGGCCGGCAGATGATGCTGACCTTCGACGACGGCCCCAACCCTGACTACACCCCGCACATCCTGGACACCCTCGCCAAGTACGACGTGCGGGCGATGTTCTTCGTGTGCGGCGAGTGCGTGGCCGACTACAAGGAACTGGTGGCCCGGATGGCCGACGAGGGCCATGTCGTCGGCAACCACACCTGGACGCATCCGCTGCTGACGACCCTCCACCGCAAGGAGATCCGCTCCGAGATGGAGCGCACGAGCGACATCATCGAGGACGCCTGCGGCGAGCGCCCGCAGTGGTTCCGCGCACCCTACGGCGCCTGGAACCGGGCCGCGTTCCAGCTGGGCGCCAAGATGGGCATGGAGCCGATGGCGTGGACGCTCGACACCACCGACTGGATGGAGCCCGGCGCCGACACCATCATCGACCGGGTGGAGAGCGGCGCCGCCCCCGGGGTCGTGGTGCTGTCCCATGACGCGGGGGGCGACCGCTCGGAGACCGTTCACGCGATCCGGGAATGGCTGCCCTATCTCCTCGACTCCGGATATCACCTGACGGTTCCGCGCCGACGCGTATGA
- a CDS encoding MFS transporter: MCGLALSRLAAAAPVVFSGDAWVLMALRAVQGIAAAAMTAGALALIDATHPAGPDRDRALNVHFAVVACATPAAPLPCTLLLNAAESEKTIFWVQAVAGVLLMPLVPVAPAESVPARAGGPAPG, encoded by the coding sequence ATGTGCGGGCTCGCGCTGTCGCGCCTCGCCGCCGCCGCGCCGGTGGTCTTCTCCGGCGACGCCTGGGTGTTGATGGCCTTGCGAGCGGTGCAGGGGATCGCGGCCGCGGCGATGACGGCCGGTGCGCTGGCTCTGATCGACGCGACGCATCCGGCGGGCCCGGACCGGGACCGGGCACTGAACGTGCACTTCGCAGTCGTCGCCTGTGCCACTCCGGCGGCACCGTTGCCGTGCACCCTGCTGCTGAATGCCGCGGAGTCGGAGAAGACGATCTTCTGGGTGCAGGCCGTCGCCGGGGTGCTGCTGATGCCTCTGGTGCCGGTGGCGCCGGCCGAGTCCGTGCCTGCCCGGGCCGGGGGCCCGGCGCCGGGTTGA